A stretch of DNA from Cryptomeria japonica chromosome 4, Sugi_1.0, whole genome shotgun sequence:
GTAGAATCACCTTGAAGGGACAAAAGAAGCAAGTGATGATTAGAGCCAGAACAAGGTAAACATTACAGtctaaagaaaatgaaaatgatgaaagatCTCCCAGCCAGAAGAATCTGTCTATTTTCTCTGCTATATTACTAAACCCTTGCATGCGATTAAAGTGAAAATACTATCACCCGAGTCTATCTCAAGGAGACCATTTCTATCCATCCAGGCATTAATGTCCTATTAAGATCTAACAAGTCTCGAAATGCCACCACTTTTATCCTTTGAACTTCTAATGGCATTAAAGTCCCCTCTTATGAGAATATTTTCATCCAGATACTGAGAGATCATCCCATCTAGGTCCGACCAGAAAGCACGTTTGGAAGCAGGGGAAACTGGCCCACAGACATTGATCAACAAAAGGAAGACATTTGCTTGCAAATGTGTGACCTTCACGTCCAATATACTTGTCTTCTAGGATAATATTGATTTTAAACATAGAATGCCCTCCGTTCGAATTAGAAAACGAAGACTACGAACATAAAGGAATCTAAATAAAATGAAAAGTAATAGACACGTTGTAGTGGAAATTAGATAACATAAAAGATAAGCCTTCATGCTAAAATGTCTTTTTAACTACTATTTATGTGTCATCTAAATATTTGATACATACCATTTGTAGTGAATGTTCCTTGTTGATTTTGAGTACTTTGACGGTACCATTCAAAAGCATTAGCTATTGGAGGCAAAGTGGAACGATTTGTTGCTTGCAAGCGAAATGACATACTACTACTTATGCCATATGGGATGAGGACAGATACATTTGatgattgcagatatttgggctGAATGGGATCACTGTTAAGCTTTTTATCATCCAGAAAGAAGTCAAATTCTCGAAGAGTTGTTGCATCCACATCAGCTTTCAATTCAGCGAAATACATAGAAATATAAAGGTTTCCATATCGCGAGCTCTTCTGCAAAGGTATAGCTATCACTGAGGGGGAGTTGGGGTCGCTTGTTATTGCTCCTTGCATTACACGAGATGGAGGTTGGTCATAAGCCACTCCCATAGATACTTCCATACTAGTTGTGATAGTTGGAAAGTCTAGTGAAGGTGGATACCAAAGTCTATCAAATTGGTCATCCGGGTACCTGtttatcaaataatttttttttaaattaacaaaACATTGAcgataaataaaaaacaaaaacaatatttaCCACTTTTCTTCATAAGTAAAGTATTAATCACGATTTACCTTAACATTTCCCTTATAAATCTTCGGTGCTTGTGAATTCTTTTTCTCGGTTTTTTCTATATACGCCTATAAATTAACAGATGGAAAATTTTAACCAGAAGATTATTCATGGTATGGAAAGCTTACCTGAGGTCGCTGGGACCTTGAGCTCCATAGTCGCTGTACACTAACCTCAAAAGTGAATAATCTCGGTTGACAGGCCAATACATAGTATGATTGAGAGGTCGCAGTTCCAAAGAAGAAATTATGGGTGTTCCAATACTCAGATTATTTCGGGCAAGGCAGACATTAGTTGGATCGAACTTTGCCATTAAAATGATTTCTTTCTGAACAACTAATTCGTTTGGATCACTAAATGAGAAGCTGTACCAAACGTCGGCGTCCAAAAGGAGATCAAACTGTGGAGGCGAGTTGAGATTGTCATAGTTCCCATAAAAGAATGTTCCACGGAGAAGATATTTTGTTccaatctgcattggcattaactGGTAACAACTTTTCCTTCTCTCGGGAAATCTTCTAAGGCTGGTCAATTGCCTAGATGGTTCTACGCCAACAGCAGCACCTGAAAGATTAACTTTTTCTCCAGAATTGATGTAAGCATCATCTGGCATCCATTGTATTCCAGCATCATCTGTGTAGTTCTCGGTGCCTCCGCAGTCGAGGCTAATGAATCCTgcaagcattcatcaattttatAAGCACATATCAGATATTTTTATTTCATAATATAGGTAGAAGGGACCCGGAAAGGCTAATCAGTAGTTTAGGACTCACCGGGTTGACTAGATACAGGAGAAGCAAAAATGGCAGCCACCATCAACAAACTCAACGTCTTCTGAATCATTGTGAAAAGCAAAAATGGCGTCGCATTACGATAGTCTCAAGTATaaataagaaatgaaaaataaGTGCATAAGAATAGTCATTAGGTATAAACCAACGCGAGCGATTTCTCCACTGTATTTCTTGAAAGCACCATGCCGGCTATTTACAGGAGATCATTACTAAACAAATatcaataaaagaaaaattatgagCAAACAGTTTCTTCGATAATCTCTATGAAGTGGGCGATAGTAACTTTCTTTTTTGGATGTTTACTTCCGTAATTATAAAATGGGCGATAATCAACTAACTTCCCAATCGTTAGGTAAATTCTATAAAATTTGAAATATATCTATGCCAGCCATATCAGAACCATGAGGCTCGCATGTCTTTTcacaattattattattgttaatcACCGTTCACTATATTTTATTCATGTTCCTGTTTAACATTATTTCATTTCGTTTTTTTAATAGTGTTTATACCATCATTTGTCAAATTGTCTTAtgcatatttatttaaaaaaaaaaggttgatGTAAAAAGTTCacattttaaaatttaaagtaGACAAAGAAATACAAATTTTAACAGTAAAGTGTAAATTGCTTATAACACGTTGAAATCATTTATACATTCACCaataaaaaatatggattacatcATGAAACACTTACATATGAATGTTTTCAATAAATTATTTCATTCTCATTGCAATGTTGCATTGTATAATTTTTTaaagaaactattttttttttaaaacatggaAATTACGGTATAAGTTGTTATGTAAGGAAATGAGATCATCAGCTTATCAATGCAAACAAAGATATGAAATTCCCTTGCATAACATTTGAATAGGAATAGGTTCAACTACAGTAGAGAGCAGGGCACATGGTGTTTTATTCCTTTGTTGAAAAATATTTGAGATTGCGATGTGTGTATGATGTGGGTGTGAATATGGATATTTCCTAACAAGTTCTTAGTTAGCACCTAATCACACATgataagtttacttaggataactTAGTTGTCATATGAcacaatcatttaatattgttcatgttagttatccTAGGTGTCCTTCTAGATAGAGATGAGTTAGCATCTTGCATTTAATTTTATCACAACATAGTTGTAACATAGATGCCTTCCACCTAGGAACTCGTAAAAATTCCTCTTCTAAGTGTAAGGGAATTTTTTCTAAGAAGGATGTGTCTGATAAGGATGACTCTAATTATGCCCCTTTGGATGAGTTAGTTCCTGACTCCTATAAGCCAGGCTCTGCTCAAAAGGGTAAAGCCCCTATACCCCATCATCGGATAGATATAATAAGAAATTTCGGCTGGGCTCTACCTTTTGTGTGAAAAGAAAACTCCCCCACTAGGAAAATCTCAAGGAAAAAAAGTGCCCAAGGAAAAAGTGACTAGAAATCCCATTGGGTTTGTTGGGGATCAATAGAATCTGGACTTCCACATTAAAATTTCAATCGAAGCATAAAAGGCGACCCTTGTGGGTAAAGATACAAGCTCCTTTGAGGTGGATTCTAGGGCCTAGAGAGGTTGTGGTGAAGGAGGATAAGGAAGGTCAAACTAGTTTTTTCAATTGGGTTGTGTTGGTCGTGTTTTGATGCACTATCAaaaa
This window harbors:
- the LOC131071035 gene encoding putative leucine-rich repeat receptor-like protein kinase At2g19210, which produces MVLSRNTVEKSLALKTLSLLMVAAIFASPVSSQPGFISLDCGGTENYTDDAGIQWMPDDAYINSGEKVNLSGAAVGVEPSRQLTSLRRFPERRKSCYQLMPMQIGTKYLLRGTFFYGNYDNLNSPPQFDLLLDADVWYSFSFSDPNELVVQKEIILMAKFDPTNVCLARNNLSIGTPIISSLELRPLNHTMYWPVNRDYSLLRLVYSDYGAQGPSDLRYPDDQFDRLWYPPSLDFPTITTSMEVSMGVAYDQPPSRVMQGAITSDPNSPSVIAIPLQKSSRYGNLYISMYFAELKADVDATTLREFDFFLDDKKLNSDPIQPKYLQSSNVSVLIPYGISSSMSFRLQATNRSTLPPIANAFEWYRQSTQNQQGTFTTNVSPASKRAFWSDLDGMISQYLDENILIRGDFNAIRSSKDKSGGISRLVRS